The following proteins are encoded in a genomic region of Arachis ipaensis cultivar K30076 chromosome B02, Araip1.1, whole genome shotgun sequence:
- the LOC107625839 gene encoding uncharacterized protein LOC107625839 isoform X2, whose protein sequence is MLSQNSIAIPYLMRLFVCCVSGISRNSLHKRRTTGGKKKVKLLLGMLVTKCGQGAVKDVIPEEHMKLLTNIRKIQERKERKWGAKSEETKSHFSKATKSGQSM, encoded by the exons ATGCTTTCACAGAATTCAATTGCAATACCGTATCTAATGCGTTTGTTTGTTTGTTGTGTTTCAGGTATTTCTAGAAATTCTTTGCACAAGAGGCGCACCACTGGTGGAAAGAAGAAG GTTAAACTTCTCTTGGGAATGCTTGTCACAAAGTGTGGACAGGGTGCTGTTAAAGATGTCATACCCGAAGAACATATGAAACTTCTTACCAACATACGCAAG ATCCAGGAACGGAAAGAGAGAAAATGGGGTGCTAAATCTGAGGAAACTAAATCACATTTCTCCAAAGCAACCAAGTCCGG GCAAAGTATGTAG
- the LOC107628497 gene encoding short-chain dehydrogenase reductase 2a: MATATEVFTEKPLQGVPILAREPSFSSSPRRLEGKVAIVTGGAKGIGEATVRIFVKHGAKVVIGDVEDELGKLLAEALSPSVSYVHCDVSNEEEVENLVNYTISMYGQLDIMFNNAGILGNQSKNKKSIVNFDPNEFDQVMSVNVKGMALGIKHAARAMIPRGIKGCIISTSSVAGVMGGLGPHAYTASKHAIVGLTKNTACELGRYGIRVNCISPFGVATSMLVNAWRNCDDNDDDGINFGLPSIEEVEKMEGFVRGLANLQCTNLRPRDIAEAALYLASDESKYVSGHNLVVDGGVTSSRNCIGL; encoded by the exons ATGGCTACAGCTACTGAAGTATTTACTGAGAAACCACTTCAAGGTGTTCCAATCCTTGCAAGAGAGCCTAGTTTCTCATCTTCACCAAGAAG GTTGGAAGGAAAAGTTGCTATTGTGACCGGTGGTGCTAAAGGGATAGGAGAAGCAACAGTGAGAATCTTTGTGAAGCATGGTGCAAAAGTTGTAATTGGTGATGTGGAAGATGAACTTGGAAAGTTGCTAGCTGAGGCATTATCCCCTTCAGTAAGCTATGTACATTGTGATGTTAGCAATGAAGAAGAAGTTGAGAATTTGGTGAATTACACAATCTCAATGTATGGTCAACTTGACATAATGTTTAACAATGCTGGGATCTTAGGGAACCAATCAAAGAACAAGAAGAGCATAGTCAACTTTGACCCTAATGAGTTTGACCAAGTTATGAGTGTTAATGTTAAGGGTATGGCCTTGGGGATTAAGCATGCAGCTAGGGCTATGATCCCAAGAGGAATTAAGGGTTGCATTATTTCAACTTCTAGTGTGGCTGGTGTTATGGGGGGTTTAGGGCCACATGCATATACAGCTTCTAAGCATGCCATTGTTGGACTCACTAAGAACACTGCTTGTGAGTTAGGGAGGTATGGAATTAGGGTTAATTGTATTTCACCATTTGGGGTTGCCACATCCATGCTTGTTAATGCATGGAGAAAttgtgatgataatgatgatgatggaaTTAATTTTGGGTTGCCTTCAATTGAGGAAGTTGAGAAAATGGAAGGGTTTGTGAGAGGTTTGGCTAATTTGCAATGTACAAATTTAAGGCCTAGGGATATTGCTGAGGCAGCACTTTATCTTGCTAGTGATGAATCTAAGTATGTTAGTGGTCATAATCTTGTTGTGGATGGTGGTGTCACCTCCTCAAGAAATTGCATTGGTTTGTaa
- the LOC107625838 gene encoding cytochrome P450 93A2 — MNKHHYPQNNSHPFMKKICMSELLGGDTLNQLLPLRRQETERFLRLLLKRGMAGEAVDVGGELLKLSNNVISRMIMSKTHMENDGEAEEVRKLVQDTAELTGKFNASDFIWFLKNWDLQGIRKRVEEIRNRFDSLMERVIKEHQEERMKRKKEGEDGEIKDLLDILLDIHEDDNSEIRLTKENIKAFILDIFIAGTDTSALTIEWGLAELINHPQVMERARQEIKTVVGNNRIAEESDIVNLPYLQAILKETLRIHPTGPMKVREFVIAFSLIDHNGNRRPSACPHT, encoded by the exons ATGAACAAGCACCATTATCCACAAAACAACAGTCATCCATTCATGAAGAAGATTTGCATGTCTGAACTTCTCGGAGGCGACACGCTAAACCAGCTTTTACCATTGAGGAGGCAAGAGACAGAGAGATTCTTGAGGTTATTGCTTAAGAGAGGGATGGCTGGTGAAGCTGTTGATGTTGGAGGAGAACTCTTGAAGCTTTCGAATAACGTTATCTCGAGGATGATCATGAGCAAGACCCATATGGAAAATGATGGTGAGGCTGAGGAGGTACGGAAGCTGGTGCAGGACACGGCAGAACTTACCGGGAAGTTTAATGCTTCGGATTTCATTTGGTTCCTCAAGAACTGGGACTTGCAAGGTATCAGAAAAAGGGTTGAGGAGATTCGGAACAGGTTTGATTCCTTGATGGAGAGAGTGATCAAGGAACATCAAGaggaaaggatgaagaggaagaaggaaggagaAGATGGTGAAATCAAAGACCTACTTGATATATTATTGGACATACATGAAGATGATAACTCTGAGATACGTTTGACTAAAGAGAACATCAAGGCCTTCATCTTG GACATATTTATAGCAGGAACAGACACTTCAGCATTAACTATAGAATGGGGTCTAGCTGAGTTGATAAATCATCCTCAAGTGATGGAGAGGGCAAGACAAGAGATTAAAACTGTGGTTGGAAATAATAGGATAGCAGAAGAATCAGACATTGTCAACCTTCCTTATCTTCAAGCAATACTCAAAGAAACACTGAGAATTCACCCAACAGGTCCAATGAAAGTTAGAGAGTTTGTTATAGCCTTTAGTCTCATTGACCACAACGGAAATAGAAGGCCATCTGCATGTCCACACACATAA
- the LOC107625839 gene encoding uncharacterized protein LOC107625839 isoform X1, with amino-acid sequence MLSQNSIAIPYLMRLFVCCVSGISRNSLHKRRTTGGKKKVCSLEEEEKVKLLLGMLVTKCGQGAVKDVIPEEHMKLLTNIRKIQERKERKWGAKSEETKSHFSKATKSGQSM; translated from the exons ATGCTTTCACAGAATTCAATTGCAATACCGTATCTAATGCGTTTGTTTGTTTGTTGTGTTTCAGGTATTTCTAGAAATTCTTTGCACAAGAGGCGCACCACTGGTGGAAAGAAGAAGGTTTGTAGTttggaggaagaagagaaa GTTAAACTTCTCTTGGGAATGCTTGTCACAAAGTGTGGACAGGGTGCTGTTAAAGATGTCATACCCGAAGAACATATGAAACTTCTTACCAACATACGCAAG ATCCAGGAACGGAAAGAGAGAAAATGGGGTGCTAAATCTGAGGAAACTAAATCACATTTCTCCAAAGCAACCAAGTCCGG GCAAAGTATGTAG